A part of Thermococcus sp. SY098 genomic DNA contains:
- a CDS encoding ATP phosphoribosyltransferase regulatory subunit encodes MKKDLFSESERLADITKYLRRTFELWGYREIFLPTIEEFSEQLRKGTKFAYNNEFYVIKPDLTSQILANLKEPRRLKVYYISEVLNGGIKGDWQAGVEFIGGDDIKMQVEVLLTVITSLEALGIEDFYIDVGSLKVWEEAIKGIEEFKAEIFRALTRRNFEIIERLPINEEKKEELWQLFNFRGKSCEYEKLNKIIEAVDDERVFIDFGTIRPLPYYSDIIFEVYSPRVGKPLGGGGEYTFKGVSAFGFAFDLNALSKLFDGKIEKSRKRIRGEMKEAYKLARELVKLGIPVEVEE; translated from the coding sequence TTGAAGAAGGATTTATTTTCCGAATCAGAGAGGTTAGCGGATATTACAAAGTATTTAAGACGAACATTCGAGCTTTGGGGCTATAGGGAGATATTCTTGCCGACAATAGAGGAGTTCAGTGAGCAGCTTAGGAAAGGGACAAAATTTGCCTACAACAATGAATTCTATGTAATAAAGCCCGACCTAACATCCCAGATCCTTGCAAACCTCAAAGAGCCAAGGAGACTTAAGGTCTACTACATCAGCGAAGTGCTGAACGGTGGGATTAAAGGAGATTGGCAGGCTGGAGTTGAGTTCATCGGAGGAGATGACATTAAAATGCAGGTCGAGGTTCTTTTAACTGTTATAACTTCCTTGGAAGCGCTCGGTATCGAGGACTTCTACATCGATGTCGGCAGCTTAAAGGTTTGGGAGGAAGCAATTAAGGGAATTGAAGAATTCAAAGCAGAAATTTTCAGGGCATTAACACGAAGAAACTTTGAAATCATCGAAAGACTGCCTATAAATGAGGAGAAGAAAGAAGAGCTCTGGCAGCTCTTTAATTTCAGAGGAAAGAGCTGTGAATATGAAAAGCTTAACAAAATTATTGAGGCAGTCGACGATGAGAGAGTCTTTATAGATTTCGGCACAATAAGACCCCTTCCTTACTATAGCGACATAATCTTTGAGGTCTACTCTCCAAGAGTTGGAAAGCCGCTCGGAGGCGGAGGGGAATACACTTTCAAGGGAGTCAGCGCTTTTGGATTTGCATTCGACTTAAATGCCCTCTCAAAGCTCTTTGATGGGAAAATAGAGAAGAGCAGAAAGAGAATCAGAGGGGAGATGAAAGAAGCATACAAACTTGCGAGGGAACTCGTGAAACTCGGTATTCCGGTGGAGGTGGAAGAATGA